In Raphanus sativus cultivar WK10039 chromosome 5, ASM80110v3, whole genome shotgun sequence, the following proteins share a genomic window:
- the LOC108856900 gene encoding uncharacterized protein LOC108856900, giving the protein METGTSTSNSGNSRNDSYETIKNGSWFNQFRNGCNPWMARYVYGLIFLIANLLAWAARDYGRRALNKVTKFKNCKEGENCLGTEGVLRVSLGCFLFYFVMFLSTLGTSKTHSSRDKWHSGWWSAKLIMWPALTIIPFLLPSTIILLYGELAHFGAGVFLLIQLISVISFITWLNECYQSQKDAERCHVRVMLLATTSYTMCIVGVILMYIWYAPDSSCLLNIFFITWTLFLIQLMTSIALHPKVNAGYLTPALMGLYVVFICWCAIRSEPVGENCNRKAAASNRTDWLTIISFVVALLAMVIATFSTGIDSQCFQFKKDVHSEGEEEEVEEDRVPYGYGFFHFVFATGAMYFAMLLIGWNTHHPMKKWTIDVGWTSTWVRIVNEWVAVCVYIWMLMAPIVLKSRRQRASGT; this is encoded by the exons ATGGAGACCGGTACAAGCACTAGCAACAGCGGAAACAGCAGAAACGATAGCTATGAAACTATCAAGAATGGATCATGGTTTAACCAGTTCCGCAATGGATGTAATCCCTGGATGGCTAGATATGTATACGGTCTTATATTCCTCATCGCAAATCTACTAGCTTGGGCTGCTCGTGATTATGGTCGGCGTGCCTTAAATAAAGTAACAA AATTCAAGAATTGTAAAGAAGGAGAAAACTGTTTAGGGACAGAAGGAGTCTTAAGGGTTAGCTTGGGATGTTTT TTGTTTTATTTCGTAATGTTTCTATCAACACTTGGCACGTCAAAAACGCATTCATCAAGAGATAAATGGCATTCTGGATGGTGGTCTGCTAAGCTTATCATGTGGCCTGCTTTAACCATCATACCTTTCTTGCTTCCTTCTACCATTATTCTCCTTTACG GAGAGCTTGCCCATTTTGGTGCAGG GGTATTTCTACTCATACAGCTAATTAGTGTGATCAGTTTCATTACATGGCTCAATGAGTGCTATCAGTCCCAAAAAGATGCAGAAAGATG CCATGTCCGTGTGATGCTACTAGCAACAACTTCATACACAATGTGTATAGTTGGAGTAATTTTGATGTACATATGGTACGCGCCGGATTCTTCATGTCTTCTCAATATATTCTTCATAACTTGGACATTGTTCCTCATCCAGCTCATGACAAGCATCGCTCTCCATCCTAAA GTCAATGCTGGATACTTAACTCCGGCTCTTATGGGACTCTATGTTGTCTTTATCTGCTGGTGCGCCATTCGAAG TGAACCAGTGGGAGAAAACTGCAACAGAAAAGCAGCAGCTTCAAACAGAACGGACTGGCTTACAATCATT AGCTTTGTGGTTGCGTTATTGGCAATGGTGATTGCCACATTTTCAACAGGAATAGACTCTCAATGTTTCCAATTCAAGAAAGATGTGCAtagtgaaggagaagaagaagaagtggaggAAGATCGTGTTCCATATGGATATGGATTCTTCCATTTTGTGTTTGCGACAGGAGCAATGTACTTCGCTATGCTACTCATCGGTTGGAACACTCATCACCCCATGAAAAA GTGGACGATTGACGTGGGATGGACGAGTACTTGGGTGAGGATTGTGAACGAGTGGGTTGCGGTTTGCGTATACA TATGGATGCTGATGGCTCCAATCGTGCTGAAGAGCAGAAGACAAAGAGCAAGTGGAACATGA